One window of Rhinolophus ferrumequinum isolate MPI-CBG mRhiFer1 chromosome 26, mRhiFer1_v1.p, whole genome shotgun sequence genomic DNA carries:
- the MRPS33 gene encoding 28S ribosomal protein S33, mitochondrial translates to MSSLSEYALRMSRLSARLFGEVARPTDSKSMKVVKLFSEQPLAKRKETYDWYPNHNTYFALMGTLRFLGLYRDEHQDFKDEQMRLKKLRGKGKPRKGEGKRATKKK, encoded by the exons ATGTCCTCACTTTCAGAATATGCCTTGCGCATGAGTCGTCTGAGTGCCCGGCTGTTCGGTGAGGTTGCCAGGCCTACTGATTCCAAATCCATGAAAGTGGTGAAACTGTTTAGTGAGCAGCCTTTGGCCAAGCGGAAGGAGACTTATGACTGGTATCCAAATCACAACACTTACTTTGCCCTCATGGGGACACTGCGTTTTCTTGGCCTCTACAg aGACGAGCATCAGGACTTCAAGGATGAGCAGATGCGTCTAAAGAAGCTTCGTGGAAAGGGCAAaccaaggaaaggagaagggaaaagagccACGAAAAAGAAATAG